TAAAAACTGTTATTTAACAAGAGGAATACTGTTTCAGTCTGGCCTATGACATATACCAAATGATTGATTTAAGAAAGTAATAGAATAAGGAGAGATGGTTTCATGAGGCCTGGGTAGGACTTGGATAGATTGGGACAGGGGTGAGAATGCAAGATTTGGGCACACCTGAGCATCTGCAAAGAGGTAATATAAGATCATCCTAGAATGGGAAAAAAGTTCATGTAAGAAACAAGGGGAAAGTAAGTCAGGAATGGCTATTTGTGCTAGAGATTGTGTGGTATATAATTTGGCATCTTCAGGAAAGGAAGGTGTCTCATGTGACTCATATTTCTGGGTTGGGCcagattttttccttaaaagtaaaaaaatggatTGCAGGCCCTAAAGGTTAAAtagggttttattttgttattgaattTATGGTCAGATCTATGGCATGGTGATCTATCAAATTATCTATGAgggattttaaaatactgctaACTTCCTCCAAAAGTTAGTACTAAGTTCTGGAGAATTTATGATCTCCAGAGACAAAGGatcattaaagaaaagaaaaaaaaaaaaaaaaaggctaacgTTAATTCTTGACCTAAGacagatttttagaaatgaattctATAAAAAGTGGGTTCATGTATGACATTTATCAGAAATAACTGGGGAGGGAAATGTTCTTTCTAGCTAAAGAAGAGATTTATTACAAAAAATTCTCCAGAGTAAGGAAGGTTTTTTTTACGCCCTTTTTATTGCCATCACTATTATTCTACCTACATGATTGTTAATTCCAACTCTGAGACATGCAGATGCGGAACAAGTGCAATCTGCCACTACTTGTTCAGGTGCACAACCCAGTGAGCACAAAGAAAATCGATAGAAGGAATCagtggagaaggaaagaagaaaatgtgggtGAGGTCTACAATACACTGCACATCTTGCCCCCCATCTTTGAGAAACAGCCGCTCTGTTGACAGGTCTAAAATCAGTTAGGAATTTTATAAGCTCTGTCTGGCTAGTTATCTCCACTTGGTAGAAAGATAGCGTCCTGTCTGGGCAGGAGATGCAGACCGGAGAGTCCAACACGGTGTCCcggaggcaggcagggggcacacggggggaggcaggcaggcgggGACTGGGAGGAGCAGCTGTTCCCCAGGCCGCTGCTGCCAGGCAGAAgtgggccccgggccccgggcagGAAGTGCAAGGTTTTCAATGGAAAACCCCCCAATTAAAAAGGACTGCCACATGCAGATTCCGGGGCGGGGAGGGACAGAACATCCGGGGCCACGCTCGCCCCCGTCCTTGGCCTGCCGGTCCTGCCGGAGAGATGGGCCCAGTGGACACCGGGTGGGTGAAGGGACAGACGCCCTTGGGCAGCGGTGCAGagagagctggggggtgggggggtggcacaGGGGTGCCCCGGGCGCTGTAGGGCGGGTCTGCCCATGACAAACCGAGACCTGGCTGCGAACCCGAGGAGAACCCCGCCTGCCCTCCGTAGACTCACGGAAGCCTTGGCTCCTGGACCGCTTGGACGCGGCTCCCCCGGGGGTGACTCCGGCGGCCCATTTTATTTCCCAGTCGGCGCCACATCCggcaaaaaaaaacttaaaaatgcgGAGGAGGGTCCTCGCACTCGCATCTCAGACCTGGTGAAAATGGCCTTTAAAGTTGTAACCGGGAGGAGGCCGCGAGGCCCCAGAGGAGGCCCGACGGGGCCCAAGCCGCACGCGCCGCGTCTCAGGACCCGAACAGGGGAgcaagtcgggctcccggagccCGTTTCAAGGGCGGCACCGAGGGACCCTGGGCCTCACTGTCCTAGTCCCCGGCCGCGCCTCGTGTAAGATGATGGGCCCCTGGAAGTCCGACTGTCCCCCCCGGGGCATCCTCGGCGCCTCCCCGCGGAGGCTTTCCAGCTACTGGGTGTGCAGGAGACTGACGGCCCAGACGCCGACACCCCACTCGCCCGAGCCCAGGGGTCCGCTCCAGGCAGCGGGTAAGCCCGTATCCTTCTTGCTGGACTCGGGGGGACCATTCTGTCCTGGCCTCCTACTCGGGACCTagtcagcccccctcccccccatggtGATGGGAACTGATGGCACCTCCTCCGGGCCTAGGTCAACCCCGCCCCTCACTTGTAGCTTGGACGGGTTCccttttgctctctttccttaTCACGCCCTCTTGCCCGGTGCCCCTTCTGGGAAGGGGCATTCCCTATAAACTAAGGGCCACCATACggctctccccctctcccaccacTCTAGCCACCCTGTCCTTTCCCTTCTGGCGTCGGAAGCCCCCGCACCCTCTTCCCGCCTTCTGTTTGTCATCCCCAGGTCTGGGATACCTCCAAGCCGGTTGTGGCCTCACACCATCAACCTATAAAAATCAAAGACCAATACACCTATCCAGCCCGTCCTCAGTTCCCCATTTCCCTGACACCCAGACAGGGACTAAAGCCCATCATAGACTGCCTCAAACAGCAGGGGCTCCTCATACCTATCAGCTCACCTTGTGATACCCCTATCCTCCCGGTAAGGAAGCCCACTGGGGCCTATCAGCTCCTTCAGGACCTAAGACTCATCAATGAGGCCGTTATACCCCTTCACCCAGTAGTGCCCAACCCGTGTGCTCTTCTTTCCAGCGTCTCACCCAACACCACTCATTTTTCCGTCCTAGACCTCAAGGACACCTTCTTCACTGTTCCTTTACACCCCGATTCCTACTTTCTCTTCGCCTTTACCTGGGAGGACCCAGACACACACATCTCAGGGCAGCTTACATGGACGGTCCGCCCTCAGGGCTTTCGAGATAGCCCCCGCCTCTTTGGGCAGGCCCTGGCCGAGGACTTCCAACAATGTTCTCTGAAAACTAGTACCCTCCTTCAGTAGGTAGACAACCTCCTTCTCTGcagcccttctctctcttcttcagagGATGATACCACCACTCTACTGAATTTTTTGGAGTCCAAGGGATACAGGGTCATGCCAGCTAAGGCTCAACTCTGCACCCCAACTGTCACCTCCTTGGTTAACTCCCACCTCCAAGTCCTTGACAAAGGACCGCATCCAGCTGCTCCAGGACTTCCAAACCCCTCAAAGCACCACCGAAATCCTTTCCTTCCTGGGATTGGTGGTTTTTTTCCGACATTGGATACCTAACTTCACCCTTCTGGTTCGACCCCTATATCAAGCAGCCAAGGAAACCCCCCACGGCCCCCTGACCGACCCCACTGCAGTCCAAAATCTGTTTTCCAAATTCAGGGACCGACTAATATCAGGACTCACTTTAACCCTCCCAGACCCTTCTAGACCGTTTCATCTTTTTACTGACAAACGATCTGGGTCTGCTACTGGCCTCCTTGCCCAACTGGCTGGGCCAACGTACTGGGCAGTAGCCTTTCTGTCCAAACAGCTAGACCCCACAGCTAAAGGCTGGCAACCCTGTCTCAGAGCCCTGGCGCCAGCTGCCTCCCTCACTAAGGAGGCTCTAAAACTCACCTTGGGGCAGCCCCTCACTGTTTTTTCCCCACACGGATCAATAGACCTGGTTGGCCACAGATCCCTGGCCCATTTGACCCCTTCATGCCTCCAACTCGATCATCTACTGTTTATTGAAAATCCTCAAGTGTCTTTATTTACTTCTCTGCGACTCAACCCTGCTACTCTTCTACCCACACCTCTTGTTTCTGAACCAACCCACTCTTGCCCACAACTCCTGGATGATCTTACCCCTTCTCATCCAGGTCTCTCTGACCAGCCTCTTCCTGATCCCGACCGGGTACTGTTTGTAGATGGGAGTTCCGACATGGCTCCAGATGGCCATGCTGGATACGCGGTGGTCACTCTGGAGACCATTGTTGAGGCGGCTCCCCTTCCTCCGGGAACTACCTCCCAGAAGGCTGAGTTAGTTGCCCTCACCAGGGCACTCCATCTCTCCAAGAATTTACGGGTTAACATCTATACAGATTCTAAATACGTCTACCtggttacacacacacattccgTACTTTGGCAAGAACGGGGGTTCCTGACCACCAAGGGCACGCCCATAGTTAATGGCCCCCTTATCTCCAAATTGTTGAAGCCCCTCAACCTCCCTACCAAAGTGGCCATTATACGTTGCCGAGGCCATCAAAAATCCCTGGAACTCGTTTCTCGAGGGAACAACAAAGCTGACACTGTGGCCAAACAAATGGCTAAAAAGGCTTCCCCAGCCCCTCTTCTGTTTCTGAACATACCCCATACCCCCTTCTCACTCGGATGAGGAGCTCAACACCCTCAAACAAATGGGGGGCAAACCTGCCGATAAGGGATGGATCTTTCTCCGAGAGAAAATCGCCCTCCCAAAGTCCTCTGCACCCTGCTTACTGAAATTCATCAGTCTCTACACATAGGACCTAAGGCTTTCTATCACTTTCTGTCACCCCTTTTTTATCACCCTCACCTTTGTAGGGCTATCGAGACTGTCCACCATGCCTGTAAAACATGCTCCTCCGTTAACTCACAAAGAGGGATCCCTCAACCGGGGCCCAACCACCAACTGAGGGGACACCAACCGGGCGAGGACTGGCAACTTGACTTCACCCATATGCCCTATCAAAAAGCCTTCCGATATATCCTAACTTTAGTGGATACCTTTACAGGTTGGATCGAAGCTTTCCCCACCACCGAGAGACTGCTGACGTTGTTGCCGAAGTACTTACTGAACACATCCTTCGCAGATTCGGCCTCCCTCGAACCTTACAGTCAAATACCGGGCCGGCTTTCACATCCAGCATCACTCAGGTCTCCGAAAGTCTCAGCATCACCCAGAAACTGCATGTACCCTACCATTCCCCAGTCCTCGGGTAAGGTAGAGGGAGCCAGCGGCCTTCTCAAGGGACAGCTTACCAAATTAACCCTTGAGACACACTTGTCGtggccttccctcctcccctttgccctAACCAGGCTTAGGGCAACCCCAAGGGGAACCTCGGGACTTAGTCCTTTCAAATTACTGTATGGGTGACCCTTTCTTCTTACTCATAACGTGCGGTCATCGCCACACCCTGTCCTCTCCTATCTACCTTACCTGACTCCCCTGAGAACCCTTCTCCGGGCCCACACGGATTCCGTCATTCCTGCTCCAGGGGTACCGACTCCTGACGTGTTGTGAGATCTGTCCCCCGGAGATAGTGTTTTACTAAAAGAATTACACGCTAAGACTCTACAGTATAAGTGGACAGGCCCCTATACTGTTACCCTAACCACTTCTACGGCCGCAAAACTCCTGGGTCACTCCCCTGTGGGTACATATATCCAAACTAAAGAGGCCCCCTTACAAAATGATTGGACTATTCAAAACCCGGGCCCACCAAACTTCGTCTGGCCCGTGTCCCTTCTCATTTTAACACTCCCTCAGGGACCCATGACTAACTCCCGTGACCCATGCATGCGGGGCTCAGGTCGCAATCGATGTTTTCAGTCCTTCACCTTCATGCCTTCCCAATGCTACGCAGGAAACCCCCAGACCTGTACCACTACTCAAGTCCTGGGCAGGACTTTTTGGATTTCTGAATTAACCCAAACCAGTCGCTTCCCAGTACTGCTTACCCCAAATCCGGAGGAGTACGTTGGTCCTACCTGGCCCAAATAGGGCTCTGGGACAGGGGCAGGGTACAGGaccaggctttaaaaaaatcagtctaaAATAATATTGCAGAATCTGGCTAAACTCTCCACCCCACCTCAGTATAGGGGAATCAACCTAAGGGCACTCCAACAACTAACCAAAATCCCTAACGAATCATACCCTTCACTCTGGACCTATTGGGGGACCCATTTCCCTCACCAGTGCCCCAAGCTTCACGTGCCTCCTGCCCTCTAATGGTGCAGCCCCCCGATCGTCGCTGCATGAACACAAGCATCTCCCCTCCTGCTGCACCACCTGGAGCCTCCCCTGCGCGGTGGCTTGCTCCTGGGGTGCGCAGCCAGCCACGACTCACCCGCGTGTGCGTGTTTCCGGGGTCCTCTCCGCTCGGCGCCGGGTACACAGGTGCCCGTGGGAGCCTGTCCGGTGCGTCCTGTCCCCACGGCGGGCGCCGCTGCTTGGGACCTCTTCCCCCACGGAGACTTGGCGTCTCCCCCGCCGGCCCCCTGCGTACCCTAATCATCCTGATCTCCTTTGCCCCTCGCGTCACCCGATTTTTGCAGGGAAAGCCCCCAGAAACCGCCCGGGGGGTGGTCAGCCAACTCCTCTTACACCCCTACACTCGCCTGCCCACCTCGATGAACCCCACGAACCCCACGACGCCCCTATAGCAGCGGGAAGCAGCCAGAGGGAATCGTCGCCGcattataacaaaacaaaaaggtcgGAATGTTGGGCTGGCGAGACTGGGGACGTCGACATGGCCCACCCTGGCCAGCATCTCCCCGCCAAAGccacctggcctccctgcccccaccttctcGCCAAAACctctttataatcttttttttttttaagattatatttatttattcatgagagagacacacacacacacacagaggcagagacacaggcagagggagaagcaggccccatgcagggagcccgatgtgggactcgattccaggatcccgggatcatgccctgggctgaaggcggcgctaaaccgctgcgccacccgggctgccccacaaccTCTTTCTACGCCCTGCGGTGGGCCTGGGCGCGCCGTCCCTGACTCGGGCCTCCCTCTGGCCGGGACCTCGCCCAGGACGCTCCCCATTAAAGCACCCACGAACCTACCGCCTGGCTCtgctgtctttaattttctccacCGATCATTAAAGGAAAACCTAACAGTGAcatctttggggtctggttattctttttGGTCACAGGTGACTGTCCTAAAAAGacaccctcccctcccacaccTAGGGCAAGGTGGTCTGGCTTGCTCCtctatctctggtttccttacacctcagcattttggggactTCTGTCAGCTTGATTCCGTggccccctgcctggccctgtttgtccctaactcaaaGAGGAGGTTAAAGAGGTATATTGAACAAATGTAATTTGGTACCCTGGATGGGATCTTGGAGCAGAGAAATGGGctcaagtaaaaacaaagaacatgTGAGTAGAGCATGGACTTTAGATAATAAGAATCCATCGATACTGATTCtttaattttg
The Canis lupus familiaris isolate Mischka breed German Shepherd chromosome 18, alternate assembly UU_Cfam_GSD_1.0, whole genome shotgun sequence genome window above contains:
- the LOC119864105 gene encoding uncharacterized protein LOC119864105 isoform X3, with amino-acid sequence MMGPWKSDCPPRGILGASPRRLSSYWVCRRLTAQTPTPHSPEPRGPLQAAGWIEAFPTTERLLTLLPKYLLNTSFADSASLEPYSQIPGRLSHPASLRSPKVSASPRNCMYPTIPQSSGKVEGASGLLKGQLTKLTLETHLSWPSLLPFALTRLRATPRGTSGLSPFKLLYG